The following coding sequences lie in one Ictalurus punctatus breed USDA103 chromosome 16, Coco_2.0, whole genome shotgun sequence genomic window:
- the LOC108277169 gene encoding glycolipid transfer protein, which translates to MSLLLENQFLELPNANEIATKSFLESVSHLPSFFDCLGSKVFAPIKSDINGNITKIRAVYDSDPVKYETLQKILQAEKDMYGSEWPKAGATLALMWLKRGLRFIQILLQSLADGERDENNPNYIRVNITKAYEQALKRYHGWIVQKIFKAALLAAPYRSDFLKSLSKGQAVVEEDCLANIRQFLVNFSTTVDAIYDMYTVMNAELDYTV; encoded by the exons ATGTCTCTGTTATTAGAGAATCAGTTCTTGGAGCTGCCTAATGCCAATGAAATCGCTACAAAGTCGTTTCTGGAGTCGGTTTCCCATCTTCCGTCTTTCTTCG ACTGTCTCGGTTCCAAAGTTTTTGCTCCCATCAAATCCGACATAAACGGAAACATCACA AAAATCAGAGCTGTATATGACTCCGATCCAGTGAAGTACGAGACGCTTCAGAAGATCCTGCAAGCTGAGAAGGACATGTACGGGTCCGAATGGCCGAAAGCAGGGGCCACGTTAGCGCTCATGTGGTTAAAAAG AGGCCTGCGCTTCATTCAGATCCTGCTGCAGAGTTTGGCGGATGGCGAGCGAGATGAGAACAATCCCAACTACATCCGTGTCAATATCACTAAAGCCTACGAACAAGCGCTGAAGAGATACCATGGCTGGATAGTGCAGAAGATTTTTAAG GCTGCACTTCTGGCTGCGCCGTACAGGTCGGACTTCCTGAAGTCTCTGTCTAAAGGTCAGGCGGTGGTGGAGGAAGACTGCCTGGCGAACATTCGGCAGTTCTTGGTGAACTTTTCCACCACTGTGGACGCCATTTATGACATGTACACCGTGATGAATGCTGAGCTGGACTACACGGTGTGA
- the LOC108277320 gene encoding protein FAM222A isoform X1 has protein sequence MLACLPRRQNQPAQHPACAAKILDAPVSLKCDLSSMQSPRYPSAAELDAYAQKTADSPLSIKIFPSNIRVPQHKQIGRTVNGLDTTGQRFSPYSQPYSSGYQGLLAIVKAPTVTKGIVKSCDGKRTKLSPIQMAVAPYAPPSSNNLAHRHRQRPYSLELCKPPEVHNVPVPPNVVVTASATSLSSGQSLVLASHSDHASLCIVRQMARTSHAQGLQASVEDHSSPSHQAATACLDSSFSMDMAKTTGYMDTMEYAIWQSKQQRHQQQQQKQHYQQGPLHRYSANSSSRATISRSPDVCLPQGTTQIPYRAHALSTGTCVTGVTLDRVGSSPLNCAATHGDFSAGQFFAPHWNSTLATPDSDCYNPQELPLGSVGLGHSHGRPQRQAHCVPQQYPGLGLCCGLPGRSLCQASLLSSSLQSLECLISEIHPPCIKERMLGRGYEAVQPTHIQLPVFR, from the coding sequence GTGATCTGAGCTCAATGCAGTCTCCACGGTACCCCTCTGCTGCTGAGCTAGACGCCTACGCACAGAAGACGGCAGATAGTCCGCTGTCCATCAAGATCTTCCCATCCAATATCAGGGTCccacagcacaaacaaattgGCCGAACTGTCAACGGCTTGGACACGACAGGCCAACGCTTCAGCCCTTACTCCCAGCCCTACTCCAGTGGCTACCAGGGCTTGCTGGCCATTGTCAAAGCCCCCACTGTGACCAAAGGCATAGTAAAGAGCTGTGATGGCAAGAGGACTAAACTGTCGCCAATCCAGATGGCGGTGGCACCTTATGCACCACCCAGCAGCAACAACTTGGCTCACAGGCACAGGCAGAGACCATACAGCTTAGAGCTTTGCAAACCTCCTGAGGTGCACAACGTCCCAGTGCCACCCAATGTCGTGGTAACAGCTTCTGCTACATCCCTCTCTAGTGGACAAAGTTTGGTTCTGGCTTCCCACTCAGACCACGCATCCCTTTGCATTGTGAGACAAATGGCTAGGACGTCCCACGCCCAAGGGCTTCAGGCATCTGTGGAAGATCATTCCAGCCCATCTCATCAAGCAGCTACAGCCTGCTTGGATTCCAGTTTCAGCATGGACATGGCCAAGACTACGGGCTACATGGACACTATGGAATATGCGATATGGCAGTCCAAGCAGCAGAGAcatcaacagcagcagcagaagcagcACTATCAGCAGGGTCCATTACACAGGTACAGTGCCAACAGTAGCAGCAGAGCTACCATTAGCAGATCTCCAGATGTATGCTTGCCCCAAGGCACCACTCAGATCCCATACAGGGCTCATGCCCTCAGCACAGGCACCTGCGTAACGGGTGTCACGCTGGACCGGGTAGGCTCATCACCTTTGAACTGCGCTGCCACACATGGTGACTTCTCTGCTGGCCAGTTCTTCGCACCTCACTGGAACAGCACGCTTGCTACGCCTGACAGCGACTGTTACAACCCGCAGGAGCTGCCCCTGGGCTCGGTGGGGCTTGGCCACAGCCATGGCCGGCCTCAGCGCCAAGCCCACTGTGTGCCGCAGCAGTACCCAGGTCTCGGTCTGTGTTGCGGGCTGCCCGGCCGGAGCCTGTGTCAGGCCTCCCTGCTCAGCAGCAGCCTACAGTCTCTGGAGTGCCTGATCAGCGAGATCCACCCACCCTGCATCAAGGAGCGCATGCTGGGCCGTGGGTATGAGGCCGTTCAGCCCACGCACATCCAGCTGCCTGTGTTCAGATAG
- the LOC108277320 gene encoding protein FAM222A isoform X2: MQSPRYPSAAELDAYAQKTADSPLSIKIFPSNIRVPQHKQIGRTVNGLDTTGQRFSPYSQPYSSGYQGLLAIVKAPTVTKGIVKSCDGKRTKLSPIQMAVAPYAPPSSNNLAHRHRQRPYSLELCKPPEVHNVPVPPNVVVTASATSLSSGQSLVLASHSDHASLCIVRQMARTSHAQGLQASVEDHSSPSHQAATACLDSSFSMDMAKTTGYMDTMEYAIWQSKQQRHQQQQQKQHYQQGPLHRYSANSSSRATISRSPDVCLPQGTTQIPYRAHALSTGTCVTGVTLDRVGSSPLNCAATHGDFSAGQFFAPHWNSTLATPDSDCYNPQELPLGSVGLGHSHGRPQRQAHCVPQQYPGLGLCCGLPGRSLCQASLLSSSLQSLECLISEIHPPCIKERMLGRGYEAVQPTHIQLPVFR, from the coding sequence ATGCAGTCTCCACGGTACCCCTCTGCTGCTGAGCTAGACGCCTACGCACAGAAGACGGCAGATAGTCCGCTGTCCATCAAGATCTTCCCATCCAATATCAGGGTCccacagcacaaacaaattgGCCGAACTGTCAACGGCTTGGACACGACAGGCCAACGCTTCAGCCCTTACTCCCAGCCCTACTCCAGTGGCTACCAGGGCTTGCTGGCCATTGTCAAAGCCCCCACTGTGACCAAAGGCATAGTAAAGAGCTGTGATGGCAAGAGGACTAAACTGTCGCCAATCCAGATGGCGGTGGCACCTTATGCACCACCCAGCAGCAACAACTTGGCTCACAGGCACAGGCAGAGACCATACAGCTTAGAGCTTTGCAAACCTCCTGAGGTGCACAACGTCCCAGTGCCACCCAATGTCGTGGTAACAGCTTCTGCTACATCCCTCTCTAGTGGACAAAGTTTGGTTCTGGCTTCCCACTCAGACCACGCATCCCTTTGCATTGTGAGACAAATGGCTAGGACGTCCCACGCCCAAGGGCTTCAGGCATCTGTGGAAGATCATTCCAGCCCATCTCATCAAGCAGCTACAGCCTGCTTGGATTCCAGTTTCAGCATGGACATGGCCAAGACTACGGGCTACATGGACACTATGGAATATGCGATATGGCAGTCCAAGCAGCAGAGAcatcaacagcagcagcagaagcagcACTATCAGCAGGGTCCATTACACAGGTACAGTGCCAACAGTAGCAGCAGAGCTACCATTAGCAGATCTCCAGATGTATGCTTGCCCCAAGGCACCACTCAGATCCCATACAGGGCTCATGCCCTCAGCACAGGCACCTGCGTAACGGGTGTCACGCTGGACCGGGTAGGCTCATCACCTTTGAACTGCGCTGCCACACATGGTGACTTCTCTGCTGGCCAGTTCTTCGCACCTCACTGGAACAGCACGCTTGCTACGCCTGACAGCGACTGTTACAACCCGCAGGAGCTGCCCCTGGGCTCGGTGGGGCTTGGCCACAGCCATGGCCGGCCTCAGCGCCAAGCCCACTGTGTGCCGCAGCAGTACCCAGGTCTCGGTCTGTGTTGCGGGCTGCCCGGCCGGAGCCTGTGTCAGGCCTCCCTGCTCAGCAGCAGCCTACAGTCTCTGGAGTGCCTGATCAGCGAGATCCACCCACCCTGCATCAAGGAGCGCATGCTGGGCCGTGGGTATGAGGCCGTTCAGCCCACGCACATCCAGCTGCCTGTGTTCAGATAG